In the Streptomyces formicae genome, one interval contains:
- a CDS encoding anti-sigma factor: MSTADLHTATGAYVLHALAPAERAAFERHLAVCDACAQEVRELAATAERLGLAVSAAPPPQLREQVLRQITTVRQEPPRVPTPPRARAWSLRASRLVLAACLAAAAAFGGIAVWQHQSAEDARTQARRAERQAEHRAAELAEVLAAPDARTVTAKLADGARATVVVSKGRDRAAFLASALPDLPTGKVYQLWFDDAGKMRPAGLLTDSGGTNAVLMEGAVDDASGMGVTVEPSGGSPEPTTPPIGLMKFPT, from the coding sequence GTGAGCACCGCCGACCTGCACACGGCGACCGGAGCGTACGTCCTGCACGCGCTCGCCCCCGCCGAACGCGCCGCCTTCGAGCGCCATCTCGCCGTCTGCGACGCCTGCGCCCAGGAAGTCCGCGAACTGGCCGCCACCGCCGAGCGGCTCGGCCTCGCCGTCTCCGCGGCTCCCCCGCCCCAGCTGCGGGAACAGGTGCTGCGGCAGATCACCACGGTCCGCCAGGAGCCGCCCAGGGTGCCCACGCCGCCGCGGGCCCGCGCCTGGTCCCTGCGCGCGTCGCGGCTGGTGCTCGCCGCCTGTCTCGCCGCGGCCGCGGCCTTCGGCGGCATCGCGGTCTGGCAGCACCAGTCGGCCGAGGACGCGAGGACCCAGGCGCGCAGGGCCGAGCGGCAGGCCGAGCACCGGGCCGCCGAACTGGCCGAGGTGCTCGCGGCGCCCGACGCGCGGACCGTCACCGCCAAGCTCGCCGACGGCGCGCGGGCCACGGTGGTGGTCTCCAAGGGACGCGACCGCGCGGCGTTCCTCGCCTCCGCGCTGCCGGACCTGCCGACGGGCAAGGTGTACCAACTGTGGTTCGACGACGCGGGCAAGATGCGCCCCGCCGGTCTCCTCACGGACTCCGGCGGTACGAACGCCGTACTCATGGAGGGCGCGGTGGACGACGCGTCCGGCATGGGCGTCACCGTCGAACCGTCGGGCGGCTCGCCCGAGCCGACGACGCCCCCGATCGGCCTGATGAAGTTCCCCACCTGA
- a CDS encoding sigma-70 family RNA polymerase sigma factor, translated as MRPAERAHAAPTPPPRSGLDEHLLNVARGDQDAFTRVYDAVSGPVFGLVRNVLRDPAQSEEVTQEVLVEVWRTAARFRPDKGSAMTWVMTLAHRRAVDRVRSAQAAAEREHKAALLAEMPAYDEVTETVETRLEQQRVRRCLSALTKLQRESVTLAYYRGLTYSEVAQLLTLPLGTVKTRLRDGLIRLRDCLGVSA; from the coding sequence ATGAGACCGGCGGAGCGCGCGCACGCCGCCCCGACCCCGCCCCCGCGGTCCGGCCTGGACGAGCACCTGCTGAACGTGGCGCGGGGCGACCAGGACGCCTTCACGCGGGTCTACGACGCGGTGAGCGGCCCGGTCTTCGGCCTGGTCCGCAACGTGCTGCGCGATCCGGCCCAGTCCGAGGAGGTCACCCAGGAGGTCCTCGTCGAGGTCTGGCGGACCGCGGCCCGCTTCCGGCCCGACAAGGGCAGCGCCATGACGTGGGTGATGACCCTGGCGCACCGCCGCGCGGTGGACCGCGTGCGCTCGGCCCAGGCCGCCGCCGAGCGGGAGCACAAGGCCGCGCTGCTCGCGGAGATGCCCGCGTACGACGAGGTGACCGAGACGGTCGAGACGCGCCTGGAGCAGCAGCGGGTGCGGCGCTGTCTGAGCGCGCTCACCAAGCTCCAGCGCGAGTCGGTCACCCTCGCCTACTACCGCGGCCTCACCTACAGCGAGGTGGCCCAGCTCCTGACCCTGCCGCTCGGCACCGTCAAGACCCGCCTGCGCGACGGCCTGATCCGGCTGCGCGACTGCCTGGGGGTGAGCGCGTGA